A section of the Enterococcus montenegrensis genome encodes:
- a CDS encoding HelD family protein gives MYLKKVYHALQQEQEKLTETLAQGQSAGIAALQEMAQDVRLNFDNFADNLDTYAQLEMKNREIDQLNLKQETAANRLAQVERLLPQAYFGKVVVDYFDNEKSQPFYIGINGFSSENENLVYDWRSPIAELFYNNVLGKSHYLANGAEIFVSIDLRRQFVIAYDQLKHYFDTNIAIEDDVLLAALENSATEQMQAITATIQQEQNVIIRDLAAEIILVNGVAGSGKTSAIMQRIAYLLYSFRQQISADDVLILSPNDKFIQYLANVLPALGEKNPRNLTWRKLLVWQLDKELETESDYFERITKNDVSDQTEILRSRKFAEFVASGSSILQQGNYFQAITLKKKVIIKAELLAEMFATTPPEASFGERLQGVAAKLNSYWQRRLLKQAQKKAWQDRLLALSETQQQKYFGHLLQDESPKTLQKYTHKLLQQKFAAVTAQIADFSWLQPEKMLADLYQAYTNETYLAAKVMTVDEATIALFIQHRFIQASSLSRMQYVLVDEVQDYTPAQIFLLSQLFKASRFTLVGDSNQAIFNTNTDFATIAAIFETSKRQVTRYDLLNSYRSSGAITAVFQQLAAQENFTIVPVRPKGKAVTVKHLVELSDLRNIINEMKPVTIITKTQKEADDLTKWWQGQNAALKKEAKARAEVTILPISLAKGLEFDRVILYNTTKENYANDRERKMLYTAASRGMQELTITYFDGLTPYLKFLA, from the coding sequence ATGTATTTGAAAAAAGTTTATCACGCTTTGCAACAAGAACAAGAAAAATTGACTGAAACTTTAGCACAAGGGCAAAGTGCTGGGATTGCTGCTTTACAAGAGATGGCCCAGGATGTGCGGTTAAATTTTGATAATTTTGCTGATAATCTGGATACCTATGCCCAATTGGAAATGAAAAATCGCGAAATTGACCAACTGAACTTAAAGCAAGAAACCGCAGCAAATCGCCTCGCGCAAGTGGAGCGTTTATTGCCCCAAGCCTATTTTGGTAAAGTTGTGGTGGATTATTTCGACAATGAAAAAAGCCAGCCTTTTTATATTGGCATCAATGGTTTTAGTTCGGAGAATGAAAATTTAGTTTATGATTGGCGTTCTCCAATTGCTGAGTTATTTTATAATAACGTTTTGGGAAAATCCCACTATTTGGCTAATGGCGCAGAAATTTTTGTTTCCATCGATTTGCGGCGGCAGTTTGTCATTGCCTATGATCAGTTAAAGCATTATTTTGATACCAATATCGCTATTGAAGACGACGTTTTACTTGCGGCACTAGAAAATAGTGCCACTGAGCAGATGCAAGCTATTACAGCCACGATTCAGCAAGAACAAAATGTTATTATTCGTGATCTGGCTGCTGAAATTATTTTGGTGAACGGTGTTGCAGGAAGTGGAAAAACTTCTGCGATTATGCAGCGGATCGCCTATTTACTTTATTCTTTCCGCCAACAAATTAGCGCCGATGACGTGTTGATTTTATCCCCCAATGATAAATTTATTCAATATTTAGCTAACGTCTTGCCGGCCTTAGGTGAGAAAAATCCTCGGAATTTGACGTGGCGTAAGTTACTGGTGTGGCAGTTAGATAAAGAGTTGGAAACAGAAAGTGATTACTTTGAGCGGATTACGAAAAATGACGTTTCTGACCAAACAGAAATTCTCCGTAGTCGAAAATTTGCTGAATTTGTTGCCAGTGGCAGTTCTATTTTGCAACAGGGGAATTATTTTCAAGCAATCACACTAAAGAAAAAAGTGATTATTAAAGCAGAGTTATTAGCCGAAATGTTTGCTACGACGCCACCAGAGGCAAGTTTTGGTGAGCGACTTCAAGGGGTAGCAGCCAAATTAAATAGTTATTGGCAGCGACGTTTGTTAAAGCAAGCGCAGAAAAAAGCGTGGCAAGATCGTCTCTTAGCCTTATCGGAAACGCAACAACAAAAATATTTTGGACACCTATTGCAAGATGAGTCACCTAAAACACTACAAAAATATACACATAAGCTGTTGCAACAAAAATTTGCTGCTGTCACGGCACAAATTGCCGACTTTTCGTGGCTCCAACCAGAAAAAATGTTGGCAGATTTATATCAAGCCTACACCAATGAAACCTATTTGGCCGCAAAAGTAATGACTGTCGATGAAGCGACGATTGCGTTATTCATCCAACACCGTTTTATCCAAGCCAGCTCGCTTAGCCGGATGCAATATGTTTTAGTAGATGAAGTGCAAGATTATACACCGGCGCAAATTTTTCTACTAAGCCAATTGTTTAAAGCCAGCCGTTTTACTTTAGTGGGAGATAGCAACCAAGCAATTTTTAATACAAATACGGACTTTGCGACGATTGCGGCGATCTTTGAAACTTCTAAAAGACAAGTTACCCGCTATGATTTATTAAATAGCTATCGGTCCAGTGGTGCAATTACAGCCGTCTTCCAGCAATTAGCAGCCCAAGAAAACTTTACTATTGTGCCTGTGCGTCCCAAGGGTAAAGCAGTGACAGTAAAACACCTCGTCGAACTTTCAGATTTAAGAAACATAATAAATGAAATGAAGCCTGTGACGATTATTACGAAAACACAAAAAGAGGCCGATGATTTAACTAAATGGTGGCAAGGTCAAAATGCTGCTTTAAAAAAAGAAGCTAAGGCAAGAGCAGAAGTCACCATTTTACCAATCAGTTTGGCTAAAGGCTTGGAATTTGATCGCGTAATTTTGTACAATACCACAAAAGAAAATTATGCTAACGATCGCGAACGTAAAATGCTATATACGGCAGCCTCCAGAGGAATGCAGGAGCTTACGATTACGTATTTTGACGGATTAACACCATACCTTAAATTTCTAGCCTAA
- a CDS encoding Ohr family peroxiredoxin, whose product MKKMSTSTVINTGGREGESKSVTGSLDVLTTGVKKEGYTNPEELFAAGLSACFNGAMQFPLERDGLGDKKREIRAEVSLLGDLPDFTTLHLEVLLIGKIEGLSKEDTIKYMAETENICPYTKAINGNVTVKFDAEA is encoded by the coding sequence ATGAAAAAAATGTCAACTTCAACAGTGATTAACACAGGTGGTCGCGAAGGAGAAAGTAAATCTGTCACAGGGTCTTTGGATGTCTTAACAACAGGTGTAAAAAAAGAAGGTTATACCAACCCTGAAGAATTATTTGCCGCTGGTCTTTCCGCATGTTTTAACGGCGCAATGCAATTTCCACTAGAACGTGATGGTTTAGGTGATAAAAAACGTGAGATCCGTGCCGAAGTCAGCTTGCTTGGCGACTTGCCAGATTTTACCACCTTGCATTTAGAAGTCCTTCTAATTGGCAAAATTGAAGGCTTAAGTAAAGAAGACACCATAAAATATATGGCAGAAACCGAAAATATTTGCCCCTATACAAAAGCCATCAACGGCAACGTCACAGTAAAATTTGACGCCGAAGCATAG
- a CDS encoding MarR family winged helix-turn-helix transcriptional regulator — MTDILRDLGKIARALDSIANIEFKEFALTRGQYLYLVRIYENPGIIQEKLAEMIKVDRTTAARAIGKLEKNGLIEKQPQSDNKKNKSLFVTNKGAKLAPVIQAENQYSNKVALKGFSEPEMQQLAAYLSRVEENIASEWELVKKGVTRQYDSKN; from the coding sequence ATGACGGATATTTTACGTGATTTAGGTAAAATTGCGCGAGCACTAGATTCTATCGCGAATATTGAGTTTAAAGAATTTGCTTTAACCCGCGGGCAATATCTTTATTTGGTTCGGATTTATGAAAATCCCGGAATCATTCAAGAAAAACTAGCCGAGATGATTAAAGTCGATCGTACCACAGCAGCCCGGGCCATTGGGAAATTGGAAAAAAATGGTCTAATTGAAAAGCAGCCGCAATCTGACAATAAAAAAAATAAATCACTTTTTGTGACCAATAAAGGAGCAAAATTGGCACCAGTTATTCAGGCGGAAAACCAATATTCCAATAAAGTTGCACTAAAAGGATTTAGTGAACCAGAAATGCAGCAATTGGCGGCCTATTTGTCACGGGTAGAAGAAAATATCGCTTCAGAGTGGGAATTAGTGAAAAAAGGTGTGACACGACAGTATGACAGTAAAAATTAA
- a CDS encoding GNAT family N-acetyltransferase: MTVKIKAVKQAELETLKEISETTFKETFAKDNTPADLAIFLQQNYNLKQLQQELDNGDSFFYFIYQDAQLAGYLKLNIGEAQSEKSSSESLEIARIYILAAFKRQGLGHELMQFAEKVAKEKQKKEIWLGVWEYNPVAIAFYKKMGFVKKGEHVFTIGTDDQTDWVMTKYLI; the protein is encoded by the coding sequence ATGACAGTAAAAATTAAAGCAGTAAAACAGGCAGAGCTTGAAACGTTAAAAGAAATCAGCGAGACAACGTTTAAAGAAACCTTTGCAAAAGACAATACGCCAGCAGATCTCGCTATTTTTTTGCAGCAAAATTATAATTTGAAACAACTCCAACAAGAGCTGGACAATGGCGATTCCTTTTTTTATTTTATTTATCAAGACGCGCAATTAGCTGGTTATTTAAAGCTAAATATCGGCGAGGCGCAAAGTGAAAAAAGTAGCAGCGAAAGCCTAGAAATTGCGCGTATTTATATTTTGGCGGCTTTTAAACGGCAAGGTTTAGGCCATGAGCTAATGCAATTTGCAGAAAAGGTAGCAAAAGAAAAACAGAAAAAAGAAATCTGGTTAGGTGTCTGGGAATACAATCCAGTGGCAATTGCTTTTTATAAGAAAATGGGGTTTGTCAAAAAAGGAGAACACGTTTTTACGATTGGCACAGATGATCAAACAGACTGGGTCATGACAAAATATTTGATTTAA
- a CDS encoding B3/B4 domain-containing protein, translating into MKKIIVDENFWELFPEAEIFIVTAKEINNQVNEEDDPYFSDLLARGKHDAQKFLTADSFSQNEVIQEWRQAFSQFKTKKGARSSIEALLKRASQDRTFNPINPLVDLYNSVSLKYAVPCGGEDIASLSGDLHLGKAKGGESFKPLGANEDAPALPEEIIYYDEVGAVCRCFNWREAQRTMLQENTTDAILVIEAINAQQAMRAKMAAAELSQLIEGYFKVKTTTATLTKKTPEQQI; encoded by the coding sequence ATGAAAAAAATTATTGTAGATGAAAACTTTTGGGAGCTCTTTCCTGAAGCTGAAATTTTTATCGTAACGGCAAAAGAAATTAATAATCAGGTTAATGAAGAAGATGATCCGTATTTTTCTGATTTATTAGCAAGAGGCAAACACGATGCGCAAAAATTTTTGACGGCAGACTCTTTTAGTCAAAATGAAGTCATTCAAGAATGGCGCCAGGCGTTTAGCCAATTTAAAACTAAAAAAGGTGCCCGTTCGTCAATTGAAGCTTTATTAAAACGGGCGAGCCAAGATCGTACATTTAATCCCATTAATCCTTTAGTGGACTTGTATAACAGCGTCTCATTGAAATACGCCGTTCCTTGTGGAGGAGAAGATATCGCCTCACTTTCAGGGGATTTGCATTTGGGTAAAGCCAAAGGGGGCGAAAGTTTCAAACCGCTGGGAGCTAACGAAGATGCCCCGGCGCTCCCTGAAGAAATCATTTATTATGATGAAGTTGGTGCTGTTTGTCGCTGTTTTAACTGGCGAGAAGCCCAACGCACGATGCTACAGGAAAATACAACGGACGCAATTTTGGTCATTGAAGCGATCAATGCGCAACAAGCTATGCGGGCTAAGATGGCGGCGGCCGAATTAAGCCAGCTGATAGAGGGCTATTTTAAAGTTAAAACAACCACCGCAACGTTAACTAAAAAAACACCGGAACAACAAATTTAA
- the hisG gene encoding ATP phosphoribosyltransferase, which translates to MEIPVNILRQEELAALKLRALYEKANFNLFCLNSFEEYNFYLEKKDFLADDDVIKFNAADGRLLALNPDVTLSIVKNTPANESRRLYYNENIYRHNRHTNEYQQMNQAGIEIIGDVCRKAELEVIQLAIASLEVIGQAKLEFSHSGLVAAILALFPDNLQGDVFSSIKSKNGEDLKVLAQTANLKKDMTQNLLALLRLSGEINECLKIALELTKGLPQAHQALLELEELAAALLKEEVTPRLLFDLSTVNDTNYYSGIIFQGFVPQVPQAILFGGRYDGLLQSLGKTQAAIGFGIHLNAIGNKQDSLKSEQDVINIALPKGRMGEKIYQMFHDAGLCQENLLDESRKLIFTDEKKQLRFFLVKPSDVASYVEHGAADIGIVGRDILLETKANVLDVLRFAIGQCDIAIAGPKNFQKDTSRPLKVATKYSNIARTYFSSLSQPVELIYLNGSIELAPLVGLADVIVDIVETGTTLKENGLAVLEKITDSSAHLVVNKTSWRFKQRQIKEIIQKVGAKND; encoded by the coding sequence ATGGAGATTCCAGTAAATATTTTGCGCCAAGAAGAATTAGCAGCTTTAAAGTTGCGGGCTTTATATGAAAAAGCAAACTTTAACTTGTTTTGCTTAAATAGTTTTGAAGAATACAACTTTTATTTGGAGAAGAAAGATTTTTTAGCAGATGACGATGTGATTAAATTTAATGCTGCTGACGGGAGATTGTTGGCTTTAAACCCCGATGTCACGCTATCGATTGTCAAAAATACACCAGCAAATGAAAGCAGGCGCCTATATTACAATGAAAATATTTATCGCCATAATCGCCACACGAATGAATATCAACAAATGAATCAAGCCGGCATCGAGATTATTGGCGACGTGTGCCGTAAAGCCGAATTAGAAGTGATTCAACTGGCGATTGCATCTTTAGAAGTAATTGGTCAAGCAAAATTGGAATTTTCCCACAGTGGTTTAGTAGCTGCAATTTTGGCTTTATTTCCTGATAACCTTCAAGGGGATGTTTTCAGCAGTATTAAAAGTAAAAATGGCGAAGATTTGAAAGTATTGGCGCAAACGGCCAATTTAAAAAAAGATATGACGCAAAATTTATTAGCACTTTTGCGTTTGAGTGGTGAAATCAATGAGTGTTTGAAAATAGCTTTGGAACTAACTAAAGGCTTGCCGCAAGCGCACCAAGCGTTATTAGAGCTAGAGGAGTTAGCGGCAGCATTACTAAAAGAAGAAGTTACGCCCCGTTTGTTATTTGATTTATCGACAGTCAACGATACCAATTATTATAGCGGGATTATTTTTCAAGGCTTTGTCCCGCAAGTGCCACAGGCGATTTTATTTGGCGGGCGTTATGATGGCTTGCTGCAATCTTTAGGTAAAACACAAGCTGCGATAGGTTTTGGCATTCATTTAAATGCCATTGGCAATAAACAAGATAGTCTAAAAAGTGAACAAGACGTCATCAATATTGCGCTGCCAAAAGGGCGAATGGGAGAAAAGATCTATCAAATGTTCCACGATGCCGGTTTGTGTCAGGAAAATTTGTTAGATGAAAGTCGGAAGCTGATTTTTACCGATGAAAAAAAACAGCTTCGCTTTTTCTTAGTGAAGCCCAGTGATGTGGCTAGTTATGTTGAACACGGTGCTGCGGATATCGGGATTGTTGGTCGGGATATTTTATTGGAAACAAAGGCGAATGTTTTAGACGTTTTGCGTTTTGCGATTGGGCAATGTGATATCGCCATTGCCGGCCCTAAAAATTTTCAAAAAGATACGAGTCGTCCGCTAAAAGTGGCGACCAAATATTCCAATATCGCGCGAACTTATTTTAGTAGCTTAAGCCAGCCAGTGGAATTGATCTATTTAAATGGTTCGATCGAGTTAGCACCTTTAGTGGGATTAGCAGATGTGATTGTGGACATTGTCGAAACCGGCACCACCTTAAAAGAAAACGGCTTGGCTGTTTTGGAGAAGATTACGGATTCATCGGCCCATTTAGTTGTAAATAAAACATCTTGGCGCTTTAAACAAAGGCAGATTAAAGAAATCATTCAGAAAGTGGGGGCAAAAAATGATTAA
- the hisD gene encoding histidinol dehydrogenase, with protein MIKILPESEVDLAQITTSTSGNTAEYTQVVQTIIEDIQENGDAALTEYTKKFDGAVISDFKVTKAEIKAAMTACDPAFLTVLKKAQQNIAAFHEKQIENGFMLEKEGAVMGQRVIPLAKVGVYVPGGTAAYPSTVLMNVIPAKIAGVKKIVLVTPPQKDGTIAPAILAAAKICGVDEIYKVGGAQAVAALAYGTKTIPAVDKITGPGNIYVATAKRLVYGQVDIDMIAGPSDVLIVADESAKPNFLAADLLAQAEHDVNAQAILVTTSNEIAHATAKEIKKQTATAPRKEIITASLANKGCIIVVSDLAAALAIANEVAPEHLELCIKEPFAALGAITNAGSVFLGNNTPEVLGDYLAGPNHTLPTEGTARFYSPLSVADFQKRSSYLYYGESALQAVCDDVILFAETEMLFAHANSMKVRGGSR; from the coding sequence ATGATTAAAATTTTACCAGAGTCAGAAGTAGATTTAGCGCAAATTACCACGAGCACATCTGGAAATACCGCTGAATATACGCAAGTGGTACAAACAATTATTGAAGACATACAAGAAAATGGAGATGCGGCATTAACGGAATATACTAAAAAATTTGATGGCGCAGTCATTTCTGATTTTAAAGTAACCAAAGCAGAAATAAAAGCGGCTATGACAGCGTGTGACCCCGCCTTTTTAACTGTTTTAAAAAAAGCACAACAAAATATTGCCGCCTTTCACGAAAAACAAATAGAAAATGGGTTTATGCTCGAAAAAGAAGGTGCTGTGATGGGGCAGCGGGTGATTCCCTTAGCTAAAGTGGGTGTCTACGTGCCAGGGGGGACGGCTGCTTATCCCAGCACCGTTTTGATGAATGTCATCCCGGCTAAAATCGCCGGTGTCAAAAAAATTGTGCTGGTGACGCCACCGCAAAAAGACGGAACGATTGCTCCGGCAATTTTAGCCGCTGCTAAAATTTGTGGCGTTGATGAAATTTATAAAGTCGGCGGTGCCCAAGCTGTTGCAGCTCTAGCCTACGGGACCAAGACCATCCCGGCAGTAGATAAAATTACAGGGCCGGGGAATATTTATGTCGCAACTGCTAAACGCCTCGTATACGGCCAAGTCGACATTGATATGATTGCCGGTCCGAGCGATGTTTTAATTGTGGCAGATGAAAGCGCGAAGCCGAATTTTCTAGCGGCTGATTTATTAGCCCAAGCCGAACATGACGTAAATGCGCAAGCCATTTTAGTCACTACCAGTAATGAAATTGCCCACGCCACAGCAAAAGAGATCAAAAAACAAACGGCAACTGCACCGCGTAAAGAAATTATTACCGCGTCTTTGGCAAATAAAGGTTGCATTATCGTAGTGTCAGATTTAGCGGCTGCTTTAGCGATTGCCAATGAAGTGGCACCAGAACACTTAGAATTGTGCATTAAAGAACCTTTTGCAGCTTTAGGTGCTATCACGAATGCGGGGAGTGTTTTTTTGGGCAACAATACACCCGAAGTTTTAGGTGATTACTTAGCAGGCCCCAATCACACGCTACCAACTGAAGGAACCGCGCGTTTTTATTCTCCGTTATCGGTAGCAGATTTTCAAAAGCGTTCCAGTTATTTATATTACGGAGAATCTGCCTTACAAGCAGTCTGTGACGATGTGATTTTATTTGCTGAAACGGAAATGTTATTTGCCCACGCAAATTCTATGAAAGTACGAGGGGGTAGTCGATGA
- the hisC gene encoding histidinol-phosphate transaminase, producing the protein MNYFAAKLATLAPYVPGEQPQVEVIKLNTNESPYPPAPAVSEAIADAAKTLARYPDPDCQKLRQVLAQHFAVTPAEIFVGNGSDEVLAFCFQGLMNAGVAYPNLTYGFYPVFSQLYDIAAKEIPLAPDFKLNLADYKDETGTVIFANPNAPTSLGLPAKEIAAFVAEKPERLVIVDEAYVEFGGESMISYVKEYENLLVVGTFSKSWQLAGARLGYAVGQPALIAALNKLKFSFNPYSINTMTAAAGIAALADSAYHANCLTQIISERKKTAAALKKLGFTVLASQTNFLFVTHPKISGEVIYEKLKAQQIFVRWFNQPQIKDYIRITIGTPQQMQQCQVAIAQIIKAEV; encoded by the coding sequence ATGAATTATTTTGCAGCAAAACTTGCAACACTTGCGCCTTATGTTCCCGGTGAACAGCCACAAGTTGAAGTGATTAAGCTAAACACGAATGAGAGTCCGTATCCGCCGGCCCCAGCTGTTAGTGAGGCAATCGCAGATGCGGCAAAAACTTTAGCCCGCTATCCCGATCCTGATTGCCAAAAACTGCGGCAAGTCCTAGCGCAGCATTTTGCCGTTACACCAGCAGAAATTTTTGTCGGCAATGGCAGTGATGAAGTTTTGGCCTTTTGTTTTCAAGGATTAATGAATGCAGGCGTGGCTTATCCTAATTTGACTTACGGTTTTTATCCAGTTTTTAGCCAACTGTATGATATTGCGGCAAAAGAAATTCCTTTAGCACCGGATTTCAAATTGAATTTAGCGGATTACAAAGATGAAACAGGAACCGTAATTTTTGCAAATCCCAATGCACCCACAAGTCTGGGTTTACCAGCAAAAGAAATTGCCGCTTTTGTGGCAGAAAAGCCAGAACGGCTCGTGATTGTCGATGAGGCTTACGTGGAATTTGGTGGTGAATCTATGATTTCTTATGTGAAAGAATACGAAAATCTTTTAGTTGTCGGCACTTTTTCCAAGTCGTGGCAATTAGCAGGAGCCAGATTAGGCTATGCTGTGGGGCAACCAGCCCTGATTGCCGCCTTGAATAAATTGAAGTTTAGTTTTAATCCATACAGTATTAATACCATGACCGCCGCCGCTGGCATTGCCGCGTTAGCTGATAGTGCATACCACGCTAACTGTTTAACGCAAATTATCAGCGAACGAAAAAAAACGGCCGCCGCATTAAAAAAACTAGGCTTTACCGTATTGGCTAGTCAAACCAACTTTTTATTTGTCACCCATCCTAAAATTAGTGGTGAAGTGATTTATGAAAAATTAAAAGCACAGCAGATTTTTGTCCGCTGGTTTAATCAGCCCCAAATTAAAGACTATATCCGCATCACGATCGGCACACCACAGCAGATGCAGCAATGCCAAGTGGCAATTGCCCAAATTATAAAAGCAGAAGTTTAA
- the hisB gene encoding imidazoleglycerol-phosphate dehydratase HisB, whose protein sequence is MRRAEIIRNTSETKIKLKLNIDGTGQQVIKTKIGFLDHMLELFTRHGRFDIELECDGDIEVDGHHTTEDIAIVLGRAFSEALGDRRGIKRYGSMILPMDETLVMAALDISGRGIACLNVHIPASQIGGFDTELVEEFFIAFARELGGAIHLQQLAGKNSHHIVEACFKGFGRALAEACGINEVAPDEIPSTKGTIL, encoded by the coding sequence ATGCGTCGTGCAGAAATTATCCGCAATACGAGTGAAACAAAAATTAAGTTGAAGCTAAATATCGATGGCACCGGTCAGCAAGTAATTAAAACAAAAATTGGTTTTTTAGATCATATGTTGGAATTATTTACCCGTCATGGTCGCTTTGATATTGAACTGGAATGTGATGGCGACATAGAAGTTGACGGGCATCACACAACAGAGGATATCGCCATTGTTTTAGGACGAGCTTTTTCAGAAGCTTTGGGCGATCGACGAGGAATCAAACGCTATGGCAGTATGATTTTGCCTATGGATGAGACGCTGGTGATGGCCGCACTAGATATTTCCGGACGAGGCATTGCTTGTTTGAACGTGCATATTCCCGCTAGCCAAATTGGGGGCTTTGATACGGAATTAGTGGAGGAATTTTTTATCGCCTTTGCTAGAGAGCTGGGAGGTGCCATTCACTTGCAACAATTAGCAGGAAAAAATAGTCACCATATTGTGGAAGCTTGCTTCAAAGGTTTTGGGCGCGCATTAGCAGAGGCCTGTGGGATCAATGAAGTAGCACCAGATGAGATTCCTTCAACAAAAGGTACAATTTTGTAG
- the hisH gene encoding imidazole glycerol phosphate synthase subunit HisH translates to MIAIIDYGVGNLFSLQSSLHFIGADVIVTRDVAKIQQADKILLPGVGAFGDAMGKLQNSGLADVVKTETQNGKPLLGICLGMQLLFSESHEFGVHKGLDLISGRVVSLKSAFDKQQIELKVPQIGWNKLVLKQDSPLLKYVAQGDFVYYVHSYYASQCDKSVAAFSDYGVKIPGLVQKGNVFGTQFHPEKSGEVGLNILRAFTEVKG, encoded by the coding sequence GTGATTGCGATTATTGATTATGGTGTGGGGAATTTGTTTAGTTTGCAGAGCTCGTTGCATTTTATTGGCGCGGATGTGATCGTCACACGTGATGTGGCAAAAATTCAACAGGCAGATAAAATTTTATTGCCGGGAGTGGGGGCTTTTGGCGATGCAATGGGGAAATTACAGAACAGTGGTTTGGCAGACGTAGTGAAAACTGAGACACAAAATGGAAAGCCATTGTTAGGAATCTGCTTAGGGATGCAGCTGCTTTTTTCTGAAAGTCATGAGTTTGGTGTTCACAAGGGTCTGGATTTAATTTCTGGCAGGGTGGTCTCTTTGAAGTCGGCCTTTGACAAGCAGCAAATTGAATTAAAAGTACCACAAATTGGTTGGAATAAATTAGTTCTAAAGCAAGATTCACCGCTATTAAAATATGTAGCACAAGGGGATTTCGTTTATTACGTCCATAGTTATTATGCCAGTCAGTGTGACAAAAGTGTGGCGGCTTTTAGCGATTATGGGGTGAAAATCCCAGGGTTGGTACAAAAGGGGAATGTTTTTGGTACCCAATTTCATCCTGAAAAAAGTGGTGAAGTGGGCTTGAATATTTTACGGGCATTTACGGAGGTGAAGGGATGA
- the hisA gene encoding 1-(5-phosphoribosyl)-5-[(5-phosphoribosylamino)methylideneamino]imidazole-4-carboxamide isomerase encodes MIILPAIDLYDRKVVRLYQGDYDQQEVFGDDPLEFAKSFATAGAKYLHLVDLNGAKEGTKKQFDLVAEIVQQTDLFVELGGGIRSEADIEDCLTVGVKRVILGTIAQKKPEFAKAMIAKYGEKIAVGVDAREGMVAVNGWLETTQTDAYTFCQELVAAGCQTIIYTDIAKDGTGAGMDIAAYQKLNQLGCNIVASGGVATIEDIKGLVQVDTYGTIVGKALYSGQLDLAACLFAAEVKK; translated from the coding sequence ATGATTATTTTACCGGCAATTGATTTATACGACCGCAAAGTTGTACGACTTTATCAAGGAGATTACGACCAGCAGGAAGTTTTTGGCGATGATCCCCTTGAATTTGCCAAAAGTTTTGCCACAGCGGGTGCAAAATATTTACATTTGGTCGATTTAAATGGGGCCAAAGAAGGCACGAAAAAGCAATTTGATTTAGTAGCAGAAATTGTACAGCAAACGGATTTATTTGTTGAATTAGGCGGCGGTATCCGTAGCGAAGCAGATATTGAAGATTGTTTGACAGTCGGCGTAAAGCGGGTTATCTTAGGAACGATTGCACAAAAAAAACCAGAATTTGCAAAAGCCATGATCGCCAAATACGGTGAAAAAATTGCGGTTGGTGTCGATGCCAGAGAGGGAATGGTGGCTGTTAACGGTTGGCTTGAAACCACCCAAACAGACGCTTACACGTTTTGCCAAGAATTAGTGGCGGCAGGTTGTCAGACGATTATTTATACAGACATTGCTAAAGACGGTACTGGCGCGGGGATGGATATTGCTGCCTATCAGAAATTAAATCAGTTGGGCTGTAATATCGTAGCTTCTGGTGGTGTGGCAACAATAGAAGATATCAAAGGACTTGTTCAAGTAGACACATATGGCACGATTGTCGGAAAAGCTTTGTACAGTGGACAACTGGATTTAGCGGCGTGTCTTTTTGCCGCGGAGGTGAAAAAATGA